One genomic region from Pseudoduganella lutea encodes:
- a CDS encoding TonB-dependent receptor domain-containing protein, which produces MSRSLRVMFAGSLAMGMHAATAQEAGEQPMQRVEITGSSIKRIAAEASLPVQSFNQKDIKKTGVTTVTDFIQQIPTMQGFTAAATSVGGGGGGITTASIHDIGEQYTLVLLNGRRIAPSNSGTTIDLNSIPLSAVERVEVLTDGASALYGADAIAGVVNFILKKGASDWQIDAKYNNPERSGGASNSVSISKGFGDYDEDGYSVFFSASHDVQKSLKASQRDFAKSGLINFTDPATGKELLFATASSRALPANAAVRYTAADGTARSVNLNPYALSHNGACAPLNANVYGDGNCYFDSASTIEINPETSRDGVFSSGELKLGNTGFRGFYDFAFTKANVRSSIAPFPAQFSIAKGSSLYNRYIAPYLTAEQAAGVTSVNANYRLMEMGNRTYDYGTKATHIVAGVDGNAFGWDVNSAFTWSRNRQQTDYVSGFPLASEFEAAIGAGLLDPFSYGLGEMPESMKNTLLGTGFSGLYQTQTVIMKGWDARGSREAFKLPGGAAMLGVGVDYRDTNYHMDSQKVAENAEILYEGGAIDSGYHRANAGAYAELMMPVTKQLEVTASARYDRIGAVKDNNGGKTYGDTESANTWKLSAKYSATKNVMFRAAAGTGFRVATMQQIAGVQEDWGVTGGNYQCPLTGSAHPLASYCNGVGRTQFEAFRAGNANLKPEKSKQWSIGTVWEPTGNLSLALDLWNVEIRDQVQDVTEAQIFADPAKFADLFTTKYLNSTGSRELAVILAPINIGKRENRGIDYDLTHKQNIWGGRLTSRLAGTYLLRSRFTEPGSDDVWTTSLNRYGIDDKVSFRHVIKASTSFETKQLTHTLIASYRNGYVDKPQTLDDCAVIVAGSPGECYAVTLDVPSYTTFDYQVAYRPLANVEISAGVLNLFDRNPPFSLRNAGSHQMGYNPSYSSALGRQLYLSGSYRF; this is translated from the coding sequence TTGTCTCGCTCCCTGCGCGTAATGTTCGCGGGCAGCCTGGCGATGGGCATGCATGCCGCGACCGCGCAGGAAGCCGGCGAGCAGCCCATGCAACGCGTTGAAATCACCGGCTCGTCCATCAAGCGCATCGCCGCCGAAGCGTCGCTGCCGGTGCAGTCCTTCAACCAGAAGGACATCAAGAAAACCGGTGTCACCACGGTGACCGACTTCATCCAGCAGATCCCGACGATGCAGGGCTTCACTGCCGCGGCCACATCGGTCGGCGGCGGTGGCGGCGGCATCACGACGGCTTCCATCCACGACATCGGCGAGCAGTACACGCTGGTGCTGCTGAACGGCCGCCGCATCGCGCCATCCAACTCCGGCACCACGATCGACCTGAACTCGATTCCGCTGTCGGCCGTTGAGCGCGTGGAAGTGCTGACCGACGGCGCCTCGGCGCTGTACGGTGCCGACGCCATTGCCGGCGTCGTCAACTTCATCCTGAAGAAGGGTGCTTCCGACTGGCAGATCGACGCCAAGTACAACAACCCGGAACGTTCGGGCGGCGCGTCGAACTCGGTGTCCATCTCGAAGGGCTTCGGCGACTACGATGAAGACGGCTACAGCGTGTTCTTCTCCGCCAGCCACGACGTGCAGAAGTCGCTGAAGGCTTCTCAGCGCGATTTCGCCAAGTCCGGCCTGATCAACTTCACCGACCCCGCCACCGGCAAGGAACTGCTGTTCGCCACGGCGTCGAGCCGCGCGCTGCCGGCCAACGCCGCGGTGCGCTACACGGCGGCCGATGGCACGGCACGTTCGGTCAACCTGAACCCGTATGCCCTGTCGCACAATGGCGCCTGCGCGCCGCTGAACGCCAATGTGTATGGCGACGGCAACTGCTACTTCGACTCCGCCTCGACCATCGAGATCAATCCGGAAACGAGCCGCGACGGCGTGTTCAGCTCCGGCGAACTGAAGCTGGGCAATACGGGCTTCCGCGGGTTCTACGACTTCGCGTTCACCAAGGCCAATGTGCGCTCGTCGATCGCCCCGTTCCCGGCCCAGTTCTCGATCGCCAAGGGTTCGTCGCTGTACAACCGGTACATCGCACCGTACCTGACCGCCGAGCAGGCGGCCGGCGTGACGAGCGTGAACGCGAACTACCGCCTGATGGAAATGGGCAACCGCACGTACGACTACGGCACCAAGGCCACCCATATCGTGGCCGGCGTGGACGGCAATGCGTTTGGCTGGGACGTGAACTCCGCGTTCACGTGGTCGCGCAACCGCCAGCAGACCGACTACGTCAGCGGCTTCCCGCTGGCATCGGAGTTCGAGGCCGCCATCGGTGCAGGCTTGCTCGATCCGTTCAGCTACGGCCTGGGCGAGATGCCCGAGTCGATGAAGAACACGCTGCTGGGCACCGGCTTCTCCGGCCTGTACCAGACGCAGACCGTGATCATGAAGGGCTGGGATGCACGCGGTTCGCGTGAAGCGTTCAAGCTGCCGGGCGGCGCGGCGATGCTGGGCGTGGGTGTCGATTACCGCGACACGAACTACCACATGGACAGCCAGAAGGTCGCCGAAAACGCCGAGATCCTGTACGAAGGCGGCGCCATCGACAGCGGCTACCACCGTGCCAACGCCGGTGCGTACGCCGAGCTGATGATGCCCGTGACGAAGCAGCTGGAAGTGACCGCCTCGGCGCGTTACGACCGGATCGGCGCCGTCAAGGACAACAACGGCGGCAAGACCTACGGCGACACCGAAAGCGCCAACACGTGGAAGCTGTCGGCCAAGTACTCGGCCACGAAGAACGTGATGTTCCGCGCGGCTGCGGGCACCGGATTCCGTGTCGCGACGATGCAGCAGATCGCCGGCGTGCAGGAAGACTGGGGCGTCACGGGCGGCAACTACCAGTGCCCGCTGACGGGCAGCGCGCATCCGCTGGCGTCGTACTGCAACGGCGTGGGCCGCACGCAGTTCGAGGCATTCCGCGCGGGTAACGCCAATCTGAAGCCGGAGAAGTCGAAGCAGTGGTCGATCGGTACGGTGTGGGAACCGACCGGCAACCTCTCGCTGGCACTGGACCTGTGGAACGTGGAAATCCGCGACCAGGTGCAGGACGTGACGGAAGCGCAGATCTTCGCCGACCCGGCGAAATTCGCAGACCTGTTCACGACCAAGTACCTGAACTCGACCGGCTCGCGCGAGCTGGCGGTGATCCTCGCGCCGATCAACATCGGCAAGCGTGAGAACCGCGGTATCGACTACGACCTGACCCACAAGCAGAACATCTGGGGCGGCCGCCTGACCAGCCGCCTGGCCGGTACTTACCTGCTGCGTTCGCGCTTCACGGAGCCGGGCTCGGACGACGTATGGACCACGAGCCTGAACCGCTACGGCATCGACGACAAGGTCAGCTTCCGCCACGTGATCAAGGCATCGACGTCGTTCGAGACGAAGCAGCTGACGCACACGCTGATCGCCTCGTACCGCAACGGCTACGTCGACAAGCCGCAGACGCTGGACGACTGCGCCGTGATCGTCGCCGGCTCGCCGGGCGAGTGCTACGCCGTCACGCTGGACGTGCCGAGCTACACCACGTTCGACTACCAGGTGGCTTACCGCCCGCTGGCCAATGTGGAAATCTCGGCAGGCGTGCTGAACCTGTTCGACCGCAACCCGCCGTTCTCGCTGCGCAACGCCGGCTCGCACCAGATGGGCTACAACCCTTCCTACTCCAGCGCGCTGGGCCGGCAGCTGTACCTGTCCGGTTCCTACCGGTTCTAA
- the aroG gene encoding 3-deoxy-7-phosphoheptulonate synthase AroG encodes MQRTDDLRIREMKELTPPSHLIREFPCTEAASATASGARVALHRILHGQDDRLMVVIGPCSIHDPKAAMEYARRLIGVRERLSADLEIVMRVYFEKPRTTVGWKGMINDPYMDNSFRINDGLRMARELLRDINELGLPAGTEFLDVISPQYIADLIAWGAIGARTTESQVHRELASGLSCPVGFKNGTDGNIKIAVEAIKAASQPHHFLSVTKGGHSAIVSTAGNEDCHVILRGGKAPNYDAASVEETSKAIAGHGLAARLMIDASHANSSKKPENQVPVCADIAAQVAGGDTRIVGVMVESHLVAGRQDLVPGKELTYGQSVTDGCIDWEASVQVLEQLAAAVRQRRLTGE; translated from the coding sequence ATGCAACGCACCGACGACCTGCGCATCCGCGAGATGAAGGAACTGACGCCCCCCTCGCACCTGATCCGCGAATTCCCCTGCACCGAAGCCGCATCCGCCACGGCGTCCGGCGCGCGGGTAGCCTTGCATCGCATCCTGCATGGCCAGGACGACCGCCTGATGGTGGTCATCGGCCCGTGCTCGATCCACGATCCGAAAGCGGCCATGGAATATGCGCGCCGGCTGATCGGGGTGCGCGAGCGCCTGAGCGCCGACCTGGAAATCGTGATGCGCGTGTACTTCGAGAAGCCACGCACCACGGTGGGCTGGAAGGGCATGATCAACGACCCGTACATGGACAACAGCTTCCGCATCAATGACGGCCTGCGCATGGCGCGCGAGCTGCTGCGCGACATCAACGAGCTGGGCCTGCCGGCCGGCACCGAGTTCCTCGACGTGATCAGCCCGCAATACATCGCCGACCTGATCGCCTGGGGCGCCATCGGTGCGCGCACCACCGAATCGCAGGTGCACCGCGAGCTGGCGTCGGGCCTGTCGTGCCCGGTCGGCTTCAAGAACGGCACCGACGGCAACATCAAGATCGCCGTCGAAGCGATCAAGGCCGCATCGCAGCCGCACCACTTCCTGTCGGTGACGAAGGGCGGCCACTCGGCCATCGTGTCGACCGCCGGCAATGAGGACTGCCACGTCATCCTGCGCGGCGGCAAGGCCCCGAACTACGACGCCGCCAGCGTCGAAGAAACCAGCAAGGCGATCGCCGGCCATGGCCTGGCCGCGCGCCTGATGATCGACGCCTCGCACGCGAACAGCTCGAAGAAGCCGGAAAACCAGGTGCCCGTCTGCGCCGACATCGCCGCGCAAGTGGCCGGCGGCGACACGCGCATCGTCGGCGTGATGGTCGAATCCCACCTCGTCGCCGGCCGCCAGGACCTGGTGCCGGGCAAGGAACTGACCTACGGCCAATCCGTCACCGACGGCTGCATCGACTGGGAAGCCAGCGTGCAAGTGCTCGAACAACTGGCCGCCGCCGTCCGCCAGCGCCGCCTGACGGGCGAATAA
- a CDS encoding TonB-dependent receptor, which yields MKPMKIRPVPGVLRRAFPIAAPLLMTVLTAQAQTTAPTAAGAQPIQRVEITGSNIRRSQAETASPVQTVNRADIEKSGKTTVAELLQTLAVDNQGSVPTTFGNGFASGASGISLRGLGAASTLVLLNGRRIAPYGLADDGQKVFADLNIIPAEAVERVEILKDGASAIYGSDAIAGVVNVILRKDYVGTTVRLSQGLSNESDGGDTRLAVTHGVGDLETDRYNFLFSAEYGKKREVWNRDRAGRGAVGRADLRDFGFSAQEALGGTGAIVARNSAGSSVVGNVRNPLTNDYYSRGNPAGVGFTRTFPGAACSNFTNHPQGDPGGGCLTDATQMYNQIQPRQETLNLFGRATFQLNNDWQAYVELNGYHSDSESFSTPSGISGSVGYPGGPVNNADVSLGAAHPDNPYFGSRARLRYIASDVGPRTSAIETNFVRAVAGLKGTVAGWDVDSALLFSQSKTNRDQNGYLQRDVAFALLDPSAANVAAARAGSAAYNGLPAGSFWRIGENAGLNSQALYDALSPTISNDATTSIAVADVKASREFGQLPGGALGVAVGAEFRHDETELNPTSGTDRGNIIGLGYSAYEGQRNSAALYTEVIAPVLPTVELSAALRYDHFNDVGNSYTPKAGFKWTPVRSFALRGTFARGFRAPSAAENGRGGLAAFSTSDDPVRCALGIPAACASSSVAVITSPNPDLSPEKSKSFSLGAVWDPLPRTSISLDAWQIERKNEINQETTSAAIAAGNLVRDPGSSQFAGDPGAIVAVLTNYINSNSTKVNGIDLDARTTFQMGDAGSLTADIKWTHMFKFERTDLEGNTVDYAGTHGNCDATNCMGTPDNRINLGLTWDRGPLRLSGVVNHRGKFDNTLFKDDPDGCAFHFANGDDSPNGCKISSFTTLDLTAKYRFTNKAELFATIQNVLDKEPPLDPLTYGAAGYNPLDYSGALGRYFQVGMRYTF from the coding sequence ATGAAACCAATGAAAATACGCCCGGTTCCGGGCGTTCTCCGCCGGGCCTTCCCCATCGCGGCACCGCTGCTGATGACGGTGCTGACGGCCCAGGCACAAACCACCGCCCCGACCGCTGCCGGTGCGCAACCGATCCAGCGCGTGGAAATCACGGGCTCGAACATTCGCCGTTCGCAAGCCGAAACGGCATCGCCGGTGCAGACCGTGAACCGCGCCGACATTGAAAAATCCGGCAAGACCACGGTGGCCGAACTGCTGCAGACGCTGGCGGTCGACAACCAGGGTTCCGTGCCGACCACGTTCGGCAACGGCTTTGCTTCCGGCGCATCGGGCATCTCGCTGCGTGGCCTGGGCGCCGCGTCCACGCTGGTGTTGCTGAACGGCCGCCGCATCGCACCATACGGCCTGGCCGACGATGGCCAGAAAGTCTTTGCCGACCTGAACATCATTCCCGCGGAAGCCGTGGAACGCGTCGAGATCCTGAAGGATGGCGCCTCGGCCATCTACGGTTCCGACGCCATCGCCGGCGTGGTCAACGTCATCCTGCGCAAGGATTACGTGGGCACCACCGTGCGCCTGTCGCAAGGCCTGTCGAACGAAAGCGACGGCGGCGACACCCGCCTGGCCGTCACGCACGGCGTGGGCGACCTGGAAACGGATCGCTACAACTTCCTGTTCTCGGCTGAATACGGCAAGAAGCGCGAAGTGTGGAACCGCGACCGTGCTGGCCGCGGTGCCGTGGGCCGCGCCGACCTGCGCGACTTCGGGTTCTCGGCGCAGGAAGCACTGGGCGGCACGGGCGCGATCGTTGCCCGCAACAGCGCCGGCAGCTCGGTCGTCGGCAACGTGCGCAACCCGCTCACCAACGATTACTACAGCCGCGGCAACCCGGCCGGCGTGGGCTTCACCCGCACCTTCCCGGGCGCGGCGTGCTCGAACTTCACTAACCACCCGCAGGGCGATCCGGGCGGCGGCTGCCTGACGGATGCCACGCAGATGTACAACCAGATCCAGCCGCGTCAGGAAACGCTGAACCTGTTTGGCCGTGCGACCTTCCAGCTGAACAACGACTGGCAAGCCTACGTGGAACTGAACGGCTACCACAGCGATTCGGAATCGTTCTCCACGCCATCGGGCATCAGCGGCAGCGTTGGCTACCCTGGCGGCCCGGTCAACAATGCGGACGTGTCGCTGGGCGCCGCGCACCCGGATAACCCGTACTTCGGCAGCCGCGCGCGTCTGCGTTATATCGCTTCGGACGTGGGCCCACGCACCAGCGCCATCGAAACGAACTTCGTGCGCGCCGTGGCCGGCCTGAAGGGCACCGTGGCAGGCTGGGATGTCGACAGCGCCCTGCTGTTCTCGCAAAGCAAAACGAATCGTGACCAGAACGGCTACCTGCAACGCGACGTGGCTTTCGCCCTGCTGGATCCAAGCGCGGCGAACGTTGCCGCCGCCCGCGCCGGCAGCGCCGCCTATAACGGCCTGCCAGCAGGCAGCTTCTGGCGTATCGGCGAGAACGCCGGCCTGAACTCGCAAGCCCTGTACGACGCCCTGTCGCCGACGATCTCGAACGACGCCACCACCAGCATTGCCGTGGCCGATGTGAAAGCGTCGCGTGAATTCGGCCAGTTGCCGGGCGGCGCGCTCGGCGTGGCCGTGGGCGCCGAGTTCCGCCATGATGAAACCGAGCTGAACCCGACGTCGGGCACTGATCGCGGCAACATCATCGGCCTGGGCTACTCGGCCTACGAAGGCCAGCGCAACTCGGCCGCGCTGTACACCGAAGTCATCGCGCCGGTTCTCCCGACCGTTGAACTGTCCGCCGCGCTGCGCTACGACCACTTCAACGACGTGGGCAATTCCTACACGCCGAAAGCGGGTTTCAAGTGGACGCCGGTGCGCAGCTTCGCACTGCGCGGCACGTTCGCCCGCGGCTTCCGCGCACCGAGTGCGGCCGAAAACGGCCGTGGCGGCCTGGCAGCCTTCTCCACGTCGGACGATCCGGTCCGTTGCGCACTGGGAATCCCGGCTGCATGCGCCTCGTCGTCCGTGGCCGTGATCACGTCGCCGAACCCGGACCTGTCGCCTGAAAAGTCGAAGAGCTTCTCGCTGGGCGCCGTGTGGGATCCGCTGCCACGCACCAGCATCTCGCTGGACGCATGGCAGATCGAGCGCAAGAACGAAATCAACCAGGAAACCACGTCGGCTGCGATCGCCGCGGGTAACCTCGTACGCGATCCGGGCAGCTCGCAGTTCGCCGGCGATCCAGGCGCCATCGTGGCCGTGCTGACGAACTACATCAACTCGAACTCGACCAAGGTCAACGGTATCGACCTGGATGCCCGTACCACGTTCCAGATGGGCGATGCCGGTTCGCTGACGGCCGACATCAAGTGGACGCACATGTTCAAGTTCGAGCGTACCGACCTGGAAGGCAACACGGTCGATTACGCCGGCACGCACGGCAACTGCGATGCGACGAACTGCATGGGCACGCCGGATAACCGCATCAACCTGGGCCTGACCTGGGATCGCGGCCCGCTGCGCCTGTCCGGTGTCGTCAACCACCGCGGCAAGTTCGACAACACGCTGTTCAAGGACGATCCGGATGGCTGCGCCTTCCACTTCGCCAACGGCGACGACTCGCCGAACGGTTGCAAGATCAGCTCGTTCACGACGCTGGACCTGACCGCGAAGTACCGCTTCACCAACAAGGCCGAGCTGTTCGCCACGATCCAGAACGTGCTGGACAAGGAACCGCCGCTGGATCCGCTGACCTACGGTGCCGCCGGCTACAACCCGCTGGACTACAGCGGTGCACTGGGCCGTTACTTCCAGGTGGGGATGCGCTACACGTTCTAA
- a CDS encoding TonB-dependent receptor, protein MKTTRPSHRPGFHPRFNLRLAALPLALASIAPLSAQAQQAEEGQVARVEITGSSIKRIQSETATPLTVFRAEEFVKQGLTTAQEVLDRIPSNQSSFGSANAVGGNASGLPTGGQATADLRGLGGDKTLVLLNGRRLATHPYDGASVDLNLIPVAALERVEVLRDGASAIYGTDAIGGVINFITKRGVDRATVAVEATFPEETGGRERRANLTAGGGDLDRDRWTVLGVLDWHQQDVLTSQQRPFSATGVMPSRGLNITSGTTFPGNYFDPVTEVQGNPGNASGCNPPLSVPHPTNGTCRQDYTRQIDNNPEQEHVTAYGKASFKLAPDHTASVELLHSVNHVKARTAPPPQTDLVLPASSPYYPGNAGGVPAQAGLSGGPLTVNWRPTEAGQRQINSKGTGTRVVGSLEGLIAGWDYQGGLSYSVSRSEEEFTGGYVADAAFAAGVFNGILNPFGLQNQAGRDYLASTALRGRVQDASNQQSAFDFKASRELFDLGGGKLAVAFGGELRHEKADFNVNRDIAGQASSSGLSGSLSKDGSRTVQAVFGEISAPFLKTLEASLAARYDHYSDAGSTWNPKASLRFQPTQAFVLRGSASTGFRAPTLFEKNAPLSRNDTSNTYDDPILCPGGVPQPGANPLRDCDLQQYKLQGGNADLKPEKSRTFSIGAVFEPIPAITLAVDYWTIRLRDKIGALPEQTIFGNYEKYRDRFIRFPDGSPNAILDLNENLGKVKTDGVDVSLTARTPNHSWGALSFTLDGTWVHNYEYQNERDGEFTQNVGRYADNNVVFRWRHNAALTWRSGAWSATVAHNFKTGYDDQNLVEPQFFNHVPSYGLVNLSGTYTGFQNISLTAGIKNVADKEPHFSNQGTLFQKGYDPRYTDPVGRALYVRGSYTF, encoded by the coding sequence ATGAAGACCACCCGTCCATCCCATCGCCCCGGTTTCCACCCCCGTTTCAACCTCCGCCTCGCCGCCCTCCCCCTCGCCCTCGCTTCCATCGCACCGCTTTCCGCCCAGGCCCAGCAGGCCGAGGAAGGCCAGGTCGCGCGCGTGGAAATCACCGGCTCGTCGATCAAGCGCATCCAGTCGGAAACGGCCACGCCGCTGACCGTGTTCCGCGCCGAGGAATTCGTCAAGCAGGGGCTCACGACGGCGCAGGAAGTGCTGGACCGGATTCCTTCGAACCAGTCCAGCTTTGGTTCCGCGAACGCGGTCGGCGGCAATGCCAGCGGCCTGCCGACCGGCGGCCAGGCCACGGCCGACCTGCGCGGGCTGGGTGGCGACAAGACGCTGGTGCTGCTCAACGGCCGCCGCCTCGCCACGCACCCGTACGACGGCGCCAGTGTCGACCTGAACCTGATTCCGGTCGCGGCGCTGGAGCGCGTGGAAGTGCTGCGCGACGGCGCCTCGGCCATCTACGGCACCGATGCGATCGGCGGCGTGATCAACTTCATCACCAAGCGCGGCGTCGACCGCGCCACCGTCGCGGTGGAAGCCACGTTCCCCGAAGAGACGGGCGGCCGTGAGCGGCGCGCCAACCTGACCGCGGGCGGCGGCGACCTGGACCGCGACCGCTGGACCGTGCTGGGCGTGCTGGACTGGCACCAGCAGGACGTGCTGACGTCGCAGCAGCGGCCCTTCTCCGCCACCGGCGTGATGCCGTCGCGCGGCTTGAACATCACGTCCGGCACCACGTTCCCGGGCAATTACTTCGACCCGGTCACCGAGGTGCAGGGCAACCCCGGCAATGCTTCCGGCTGCAATCCGCCGCTGTCCGTGCCGCACCCCACCAACGGTACCTGCCGCCAGGATTACACGCGCCAGATCGACAACAACCCCGAGCAGGAACACGTGACGGCGTATGGCAAGGCCAGCTTCAAGCTGGCGCCGGACCACACGGCGTCCGTCGAGCTGCTGCATTCGGTGAACCACGTGAAGGCACGCACGGCGCCGCCACCGCAGACCGACCTCGTGCTGCCCGCGTCGAGCCCTTACTACCCAGGCAATGCGGGCGGCGTACCGGCGCAGGCAGGGCTGTCCGGCGGGCCGCTGACGGTCAACTGGCGCCCTACCGAGGCGGGCCAGCGCCAGATCAATTCGAAAGGCACGGGCACGCGGGTCGTCGGCTCGCTCGAGGGCCTCATCGCCGGCTGGGATTACCAGGGTGGCCTCAGTTATTCCGTCAGCCGCTCCGAAGAGGAATTCACCGGCGGCTACGTGGCCGATGCCGCGTTTGCGGCCGGCGTGTTCAACGGCATCCTGAACCCGTTCGGCTTGCAGAACCAGGCGGGCCGCGATTACCTGGCCAGCACGGCGCTGCGCGGCCGCGTGCAGGACGCCAGCAACCAGCAGAGCGCGTTCGACTTCAAGGCCAGCCGTGAACTGTTCGACCTGGGCGGCGGCAAGCTGGCCGTGGCGTTCGGCGGCGAGCTGCGGCACGAGAAGGCCGACTTCAACGTCAACCGCGACATCGCCGGGCAGGCATCGAGCTCGGGCCTGTCGGGCTCCCTGTCGAAGGATGGCAGCCGCACCGTGCAGGCCGTGTTCGGCGAAATCAGCGCGCCGTTCCTGAAGACCCTGGAAGCATCGCTGGCCGCCCGCTACGACCACTACAGCGATGCCGGCAGCACGTGGAACCCGAAGGCGTCGCTGCGCTTCCAGCCCACGCAGGCATTCGTGCTGCGCGGCTCGGCCAGCACCGGTTTCCGCGCGCCCACGCTGTTCGAGAAAAACGCACCGCTGTCGCGCAACGACACGAGCAATACCTACGACGACCCGATCCTGTGCCCGGGCGGCGTGCCGCAGCCGGGCGCGAATCCGCTGCGCGACTGCGACCTGCAGCAGTACAAGCTACAAGGCGGCAACGCGGACCTGAAGCCGGAAAAATCGCGCACGTTCTCGATCGGCGCCGTGTTCGAGCCGATCCCCGCCATCACGCTGGCCGTGGACTACTGGACCATCCGCCTGCGCGACAAGATCGGCGCGCTGCCGGAACAGACGATCTTCGGCAATTACGAAAAATACCGCGACCGCTTCATCCGCTTCCCCGACGGTTCGCCGAACGCCATCCTGGACCTGAACGAAAACCTGGGCAAGGTCAAGACGGACGGCGTCGACGTCAGCCTGACCGCGCGCACGCCGAACCACAGCTGGGGCGCGCTGTCGTTCACGCTGGACGGCACGTGGGTGCACAACTATGAATACCAGAACGAACGCGATGGCGAGTTCACGCAAAACGTGGGCCGCTACGCGGACAACAACGTGGTATTCCGCTGGCGCCACAACGCGGCGCTGACGTGGCGTTCGGGTGCATGGAGCGCCACCGTGGCCCACAACTTCAAGACCGGCTACGACGACCAGAACCTGGTCGAGCCGCAATTCTTCAATCACGTGCCGTCGTATGGCCTGGTGAACCTG